The following coding sequences lie in one Tachysurus fulvidraco isolate hzauxx_2018 chromosome 19, HZAU_PFXX_2.0, whole genome shotgun sequence genomic window:
- the kcna1b gene encoding potassium voltage-gated channel subfamily A member 1: MTVVAGDNMDETSTLPGHPHDPYQHDHEDHECCERVVINISGLRFETQLKTLSQFPDTLLGNPKKRMRYFDPLRNEYFFDRNRPSFDAILYYYQSGGRLRRPVNVPLDMFSEEIKFYELGVEAMEKFREDEGFIREEERPLPDNEFQRQVWLLFEHPESSGPARGIAIVSVMVILISIVIFCLETLPELKEDPQGRLQTIGNSTFFYKPNIFTDPFFIVETLCIIWFSFELIVRFFACPSKAAYFKNMMNTIDVVAIIPYFITLGTELAEDEEGKEVKVSGEQATSLAILRVIRLVRVFRIFKLSRHSKGLQILGQTLKASMRELGLLIFFLFIGVILFSSAVYFAEAEEKESFFTSIPDAFWWAVVSMTTVGYGDMYPVTIGGKIVGSLCAIAGVLTIALPVPVIVSNFNYFYHRETEGEEQAQLLNVSNPNIASDSDSSRRSSSVISKSEYVETDDDMNNSIDNFREANLRTGNCISNQNCVNKGKLLTDV, encoded by the coding sequence ATGACTGTGGTGGCAGGAGATAACATGGATGAGACCTCAACCCTGCCAGGGCATCCACATGATCCGTACCAACATGACCATGAGGACCACGAGTGCTGCGAGCGTGTTGTTATCAACATCTCAGGCCTGCGCTTTGAAACTCAACTCAAAACACTTTCCCAGTTCCCAGACACACTGCTGGGAAATCCCAAAAAGCGGATGCGATACTTTGACCCTTTAAGGAATGAATACTTCTTCGACAGGAACCGGCCAAGCTTTGATGCCATCCTCTACTACTATCAGTCAGGTGGGCGGTTAAGAAGACCTGTCAATGTCCCTTTAGACATGTTCTCTGAAGAGATCAAATTTTATGAGCTTGGAGTAGAGGCAATGGAAAAATTTCGTGAGGATGAGGGCTTTATTCGTGAAGAGGAGCGTCCACTGCCAGACAATGAATTTCAGAGACAAGTATGGCTCCTGTTCGAACACCCAGAGAGCTCAGGCCCTGCACGAGGCATTGCAATTGTGTCAGTAATGGTCATTCTGATATCTAtagtaatattttgtttggagACCTTGCCAGAACTCAAAGAGGATCCACAAGGGCGTTTGCAGACTATTGGGAACAGCACTTTTTTCTACAAGCCAAACATTTTCACAGACCCCTTCTTTATTGTGGAAACCCTCTGCATCATTTGGTTCTCATTTGAACTGATTGTACGTTTTTTTGCTTGCCCGAGCAAGGCAGCGTACTTTAAAAACATGATGAACACGATAGATGTAGTGGCAATCATTCCCTATTTCATTACGCTTGGCACAGAGCTTGCTGAAGATGAAGAGGGGAAGGAAGTAAAGGTATCGGGTGAACAGGCCACATCTCTGGCAATCCTCAGGGTTATTCGTCTTGTCCGGGTGTTTAGGATCTTCAAATTGTCAAGGCACTCTAAAGGACTGCAGATATTGGGGCAAACGCTGAAAGCCAGCATGAGAGAGCTGGGCCtcttaatcttttttcttttcatcggTGTCATCTTATTCTCTAGCGCAGTGTATTTTGCAGAGGCTGAAGAGAAGGAGTCCTTCTTCACCAGTATTCCTGATGCATTCTGGTGGGCCGTGGTGTCAATGACTACCGTGGGCTACGGTGATATGTACCCTGTGACCATCGGTGGCAAGATTGTGGGTTCCCTTTGCGCCATTGCTGGTGTGCTCACCATTGCACTTCCCGTCCCTGTGATTGTGTCCAACTTTAACTATTTTTAccacagagaaacagaaggagAGGAGCAGGCACAGCTCCTTAATGTGAGTAATCCCAACATTGCATCTGACTCCGACTCCAGTCGACGCAGCTCATCTGTCATAAGCAAGTCGGAATACGTGGAGACAGATGATGACATGAATAACAGCATTGACAATTTTAGGGAGGCAAACCTGAGAACTGGGAACTGCATCTCAAACCAGAACTGTGTGAATAAGGGCAAGCTTCTGACCGATGTGTAa